The Streptomyces armeniacus genomic interval GACGTCGACTCGCTGTACTTCACGATGCTCAACTGCAACAAGCGGAGCATCACCCTCAACACCAAGACAGAGCGCGGGAAGGAGCTGCTCACCGAGCTGATCCGGCGCAGCGACGTGCTCGTGGAGAACTTCGGGCCCGGCGCCGTGGACCGGATGGGCTTCACGTGGGAGCGCATACGGGAGATCAACCCGCGGCTCGTCTACGCCTCCATCAAGGGCTTCGGCGAGGGCCCGTACACCAGGTTCAAGGCGTACGAGGTGGTCGCCCAGGCGATGGGCGGGTCCATGTCGACCACGGGCTTCGAGGACGGGCCGCCGCTCGCGACCGGCGCGCAGATCGGCGACTCGGGCACCGGCGTGCACACGGTCGCCGGCATCCTCGCCGCGCTCTACCAGCGCGAACGCACGGGCCGCGGCCAGCGCGTGAACGTCGCCATGCAGCACGCCGTGCTGAACCTGTGCCGCGTCAAGCTCCGCGACCAGCAGCGGCTGGCGCACGGGGCGCTGGCGGAGTACCCAAACGGCGCGGACACGGCCTTCGCGAACGAGGTGCCCCGCTCCGGCAACGCCTCCGGCGGCGGCCAGCCCGGCTGGGCGGTCAAGTGCGCGCCCGGCGGCCCCAACGACTACGTGTACGTCATCGTGCAGCC includes:
- the frc gene encoding formyl-CoA transferase, which encodes MTHVQSGPSATQLLAWLGADVVKLEAPAGDITRRQLRDLPDVDSLYFTMLNCNKRSITLNTKTERGKELLTELIRRSDVLVENFGPGAVDRMGFTWERIREINPRLVYASIKGFGEGPYTRFKAYEVVAQAMGGSMSTTGFEDGPPLATGAQIGDSGTGVHTVAGILAALYQRERTGRGQRVNVAMQHAVLNLCRVKLRDQQRLAHGALAEYPNGADTAFANEVPRSGNASGGGQPGWAVKCAPGGPNDYVYVIVQPVGWAPLTRLIGRPELADDPDWNTPEARLPKLGKMFQLIEEWSATLPKWEVLEALNAHDIPCGPILSTREIIEDASLAANGMVVEVDHPERGSFTTVGSPMKLSDSPVDVTASPLLGEHNEEVYVGELGLGDEEVRLLKTDGVI